In Pyricularia oryzae 70-15 chromosome 2, whole genome shotgun sequence, one genomic interval encodes:
- a CDS encoding triosephosphate isomerase, which translates to MARKFFVGGNFKMNGTSESIKKIVENLNDAKLDANAEVVISPPHVYLSHTRSLAKKEIEVAAQNVFDKADGAYTGETSVSQLKDLGINWVILGHSERRTILGESDEVVASKTKYAIDNGLKVIWCCGESLEERESDKTVEVVTRQLEALKAKVGTSGWENIVIAYEPIWAIGTGKVATPEQAQDAHAAIRGYLKSKVSDKVAEETRILYGGSVNEKNCGELSQKPDIDGFLVGGASLKPAFVDICTCKSA; encoded by the exons ATGGCTCGCAAATTCTTCGTCGGCGGCAACTTCAAGAT GAACGGGACCTCTGAGTCCATCAAGAAGATTGTCGAGAACTTGAACGACGCAAAGCTTGATGCCAACGCCG AGGTTGTCATCTCGCCTCCCCACGTCTACCTCTCCCACACCCGCTCCTTGGCCAAGAAGGAGATCGAGGTTGCCGCCCAGAACGTCTTCGACAAGGCTGATGGTGCATACACTGGTGAGACCTCGGTCTCCCAGCTCAAGGATCTCGGAATTAACTGGGTCATCCTTGGCCACTCCGAGCGCCGCACCATCCTGGGCGAGTCGGATGAGGTCGTTGCCTCCAAAACCAAGTACGCCATCGACAACGGCCTGAAGGTCATCTGGTGCTGCGGTGAGTCGCTCGAGGAGCGCGAGAGCGACAAGACGGTCGAGGTTGTCACCCGACAGCTTGAGGCCCTCAAGGCCAAGGTTGGTACCAGCGGCTGGGAGAACATTGTCATCGCGTACGAGCCCATCTGGGCCATTGGTACCGGCAAGGTTGCCACTCCTGAGCAGGCTCAGGATGCCCATGCCGCCATCCGTGGTTACCTCAAGAGCAAGGTCAGCGACAAGGTTGCTGAGGAGACCCGTATCCTGTACGGTGGCAGCGTCAACGAGAAGAACTGCGGCGAGCTTAGCCAGAAGCCCGACATTGATGGTTTCTTGGTTGGTGGTGCCAGCTTGAAGCCTGCTT TCGTCGACATCTGCACCTGCAAGTCGGCATAA
- a CDS encoding mitochondrial 54S ribosomal protein L51 yields the protein MTIRPLQKVSVGQNGVGAFILQCKRLEFHYCDWAGSSKGMNQFIRQHLPTFAAKNPQIEITVSPRPQKHPVVVGHFINGNNRPVCVRNLDANQILKKVELLREMNGEVNKKFSKPVRSINESVRGVWSPYHGNGMPV from the exons ATGACCATCAGGCCACTTCAGAAGGTTTCCGTTGGCCAA AATGGCGTCGGCGCCTTCATCCTCCAGTGCAAGAGGCTAGAATTCCACTACTGCGATTGGGCTGGAAGCTCCAAGGGCATGAA CCAGTTCATCAGGCAGCATCTCCCAACCTTCGCCGCAAAAAACCCCCAGATCGAAATCACCGTGTCTCCACGGCCGCAAAAGCACCCCGTCGTTGTTGGCCACTTCATCAATGGCAACAACAGGCCAGTCTGCGTTCGAAACCTCGATGCGAACCAAATTCTCAAGAAGGTCGAGCTGTTGCGCGAGATGAACGGTGAAGTCAACAAGAAGTTTTCCAAGCCGGTCAGGAGTATCAACGAGAGTGTCAGAGGTGTCTGGAGTCCATACCACGGCAATGGCATGCCTGTATAG
- a CDS encoding Cullin-4B: MLPTYNIGDGAAAATSSPPSQGQPKRRHRVDSNPLAYWGGPPADHDPDPKRIRPEQPGSTTMSAKAFGKRPATDGNMAGFGGHTGFALPQAAPALKTYLGARKLVVKNLKQQQTPAVDDYYTRAYNDLESALQDIFQGRQPRQPLDRLYRHVESICRRDESAKLFKILQSRCDGYVREEVLPKVMAKDNGSEIDMVRIVHQYWKDWSRKAVVIRSLFSYLDRTFIVKQGKDHDLNDVTITSFRRVIYGPRHSDGPLAGRKDELPGLKVMRGMLQLVTLDRAGDRTFDGPLLKDAVKMLHVFNVYGKEFEEPLLADSVRYFEAFALEKSENYDLKDYVASVRALINREDMRCNVYNFDSTTKRELMSDIQRIAIQDHTDKLLDVTEVGRLIGEADIESLKGLYELLRMTGQHMDLRGPWEEYAIASGSKIISDTERGDEMVVLLLELQRKLLNIIRDAFGGNDDFRKNMRDAFCRFMNDKAAKNTSTDVGERVAKYIDMLLRGGLKALPPSLMGDYKDRTETERADVASAGDEDAELNRQLDNGLELFRFIQGKDVFEAFYKRDLARRLLMARSASQDAERTMLAKLKVECGSQFTHNLEQMFKDQEVGKEELAAYKEWRRSSDRANKLSKIDLNVNVLSASAWPSYPDDPAVALPAGVLENLQHFEQYYKNKHEGRKLTWKHSLSQCVIKATFPRGTKELVMSAHQAAVLAIFNSVEIDEPLSYEEIEKASGLSGDLLQRTLQSLACGKARVLAKAPKGREVGKEDTFTVNKGFTDPKIRIKINQIQLKETKAENKETHERVAADRQFETQAAIVRIMKSRKTLPHAQLVAEVIEQTRRRGALEPAEIKANIEKLIDKEYIEREGGNYVYMA, encoded by the exons ATGCTTCCAACATACAATATTGGCGACGGAGCTGCCGCAGCAACATCATCTCCGCCTTCCCAAGGCCAACCCAAACGCCGGCACCGAGTTGACTCGAATCCCCTGGCGTACTggggcggcccgccggcCGATCACGACCCCGACCCCAAGCGAATCCGACCAGAGCAACCCGGCTCCACCACCATGAGCGCAAAGGCCTTTGGCAAACGCCCGGCCACGGACGGCAACATGGCCGGCTTTGGAGGCCACACAGGCTTCGCTCTGCCGCAGGCCGCGCCGGCGCTCAAGACGTACCTTGGTGCCAGGAAGCTCGTCGTGAAGAAcctcaagcagcagcagacgcCCGCAGTCGACGACTACTATACAAGGGCGTACAATGACCTGGAGTCGGCCCTGCAGGACATATTTCAGGGGCGACAGCCGCGCCAACCTCTCGATCGTCTGTACAGGCACGTCGAGAGCATATGTCGCCGAGATGAGAGCGCCAAACTGTTTAAGATACTGCAAAGTCGCTGTGACGGCTATGTGAGGGAAGAGGTCCTTCCCAAGGTCATGGCGAAAGATAACGGTTCCGAGATCGACATGGTCAGAATAGTGCACCAATACTGGAAGGACTGGAGTCGCAAAGCG GTTGTCATACGGTCTCTGTTTAgctacctggaccgaacaTTCATCGTTAAACAGGGCAAGGATCATGACCTCAACGACGTGACTATAACTTCTTTTCGACGTGTCATTTATGGCCCGCGACACTCGGACGGACCTCTCGCCGGGCGTAAAGATGAGTTGCCAGGCCTGAAGGTCATGAGAGGGATGTTGCAACTGGTCACGCTAGATCGAGCAGGCGACAGGACGTTTGATGGGCCACTCTTGAAGGATGCCGTCAAAATGCTTCACGTTTTCAACGTGTATGGAAAGGAATTTGAAGAGCCGCTGCTCGCCGATTCGGTCCGATACTTTGAGGCTTTTGCCCTGGAAAAGAGCGAGAACTACGACTTGAAGGATTACGTTGCGTCAGTACGTGCGCTGATCAACCGCGAGGACATGCGGTGCAATGTTTACAACTTTGACAGCACCACCAAGAGGGAGCTCATGAGCGACATTCAGCGGATAGCCATTCAGGACCATACCGACAAACTACTGGACGTCACTGAAGTGGGTCGCTTGATCGGCGAGGCAGACATCGAGTCCCTAAAAGGACTTTATGAGCTCCTCCGCATGACGGGACAGCACATGGATCTTCGCGGTCCCTGGGAGGAATACGCAATCGCCTCCGGCTCAAAGATTATTAGTGACACCGAACGGGGCGACGAGATGGTGGTCCTACTCCTGGAGCTGCAGCGCAAACTTCTGAACATCATACGTGATGCTTTTGGAGGAAACGATGATTTCAGGAAAAACATGCGAGACGCCTTCTGTCGTTTCATGAACGACAAAGCAGCAAAGAACACGAGTACCGACGTCGGCGAACGGGTTGCCAAGTACATCGACATGCTGCTGCGTGGAGGTCTAAAAGCACTGCCGCCATCGTTAATGGGTGACTATAAAGACCGGACAGAGACGGAGCGAGCTGATGTTGCCAGCGCAGGCGATGAAGACGCCGAACTCAATAGGCAACTCGATAACGGCCTCGAACTTTTCAGGTTCATTCAGGGCAAGGATGTCTTCGAGGCCTTTTACAAGCGCGATCTTGCCAGGAGATTGCTCATGGCACGCAGTGCAAGCCAAGACGCCGAGCGGACTATGCTTGCCAAATTGAAGGTTGAGTGCGGGTCACAGTTTACGCACAACCTCGAGCAGATGTTCAAGGATCAAGAAGTTGGCAAGGAGGAGCTCGCTGCATACAAAGAATGGCGGAGGTCGTCTGATAGGGCAAACAAACTCAGCAAAATTGACCTCAACGTCAATGTATTGTCAGCCTCTGCTTGGCCGTCATACCCGGACGATCCTGCTGTCGCCCTCCCTGCCGGTGTTCTTGAGAATCTTCAGCATTTTGAACAGTACTACAAGAACAAGCACGAGGGACGAAAGTTAACCTGGAAGCATAGTCTGAGCCAATGTGTCATCAAAGCGACATTCCCACGAGGTACAAAGGAGCTTGTCATGAGTGCGCATCAGGCTGCGGTGCTGGCCATATTCAACAGCGTCGAGATCGACGAGCCGCTGTCCTACGAAGAGATCGAAAAAGCATCTGGCCTTTCTGGTGACCTGCTCCAGCGAACGTTGCAGTCTCTCGCCTGCGGTAAGGCCCGAGTCCTGGCAAAGGCGCCGAAGGGACGAGAGGTCGGCAAGGAAGACACGTTTACAGTCAACAAGGGTTTCACGGATCCCAAGATCCGAATCAAGATCAACCAAATTCAGCTTAAGGAGACTAAGGCCGAGAATAAGGAGACGCACGAGCGGGTGGCGGCCGACAGACAGTTTGAGACGCAGGCGGCGATAGTTCGCATAATGAAGAGCCGTAAAACGCTGCCTCACGCCCAGCTAGTTGCCGAGGTTATCGAGCAGACGCGGCGCAGGGGTGCATTGGAGCCTGCGGAAATCAAGGCCAATATTGAAAA ACTCATCGATAAGGAATACATCGAGCGCGAAGGCGGTAACTACGTATACATGGCCTGA
- a CDS encoding mRNA turnover protein 4, with amino-acid sequence MPKSKRAKVVHMTNVAKKTREQKELLFTNIRECVPQYQHLFVFSVDNMRNNNLKDVRRELSGDSRMFFGKTKLMARALGQTAEDEQAEGLHKLTSHLAGTVGLIFTNRPASELLSYLDSITSVDFARAGAVAPRDFSIPPGVVYSTGGEVPQEYDVPLAHSIEPELRKLGVPTRLIKGRVVLGGENGEGSTGYDVCREGDVLDSRQTRLLKLFSVCFSEFKIQVLAYWSAATGEVTEVNPGSAGDAIDDSD; translated from the exons ATGCCCAAGTCAAAACGAGCAAAAGTGGTCCACATGACCAACGTGGCCAAGAAGACGCGCGAGCAAAAGGAGCTGCTCTTCACCAACATCCGAGAATGTGTCCCTCAGTACCAGCACCTCTTTGTCTTTAGCGTCGACAACATGCGCAACAACAACCTCAAGGATGTGCGACGGGAGCTGTCGGGTGATAGCCG CATGTTCTTCGGCAAGACCAAACTCATGGCCCGCGCCCTGGGCCAGACGGCCGAGGACGAGCAAGCCGAGGGCCTGCACAAGCTGACTTCGCACCTGGCCGGCACCGTCGGGCTGATCTTTACCAACCGGCCCGCCTCAGAGCTGCTGTCGTACCTGGACTCGATCACGTCGGTCGACTTTGCgcgcgccggcgccgtcgcgCCCCGGGACTTTTCCATCCCGCCGGGTGTCGTCTACAGCACGGGAGGTGAGGTCCCTCAGGAGTACGATGTGCCCCTGGCGCATTCCATCGAGCCCGAGCTCCGCAAGCTCGGCGTCCCCACAAGGCTCATCAAGGGCCGCGTCGTGCTCGGCGGCGAGAACGGCGAGGGCAGCACCGGGTACGACGTCTGCAGGGAAGGTGACGTGCTCGACAGCCGGCAGACGAGGCTGCTGAAGCTGTTTTCTGTCTGCTTTAGCGAGTTCAAGATACAGGTTTTGGC TTACTGGTCAGCTGCGACTGGCGAGGTTACAGAAGTTAATCCCGGCTCAGCGGGTGATGCCATAGACGATAGCGACTAA